One genomic segment of Mesoterricola silvestris includes these proteins:
- a CDS encoding VOC family protein, translating to MGRVTGIGGIFFKAKDPAALCAWYRKHLGIDVQAWGGAAFRWADAEGKPTGGTTAWSISGEGSDAFAPSRAPFMINYRVEGLQGLLAALRAEGCEVLEKVEASEYGTFGWVLDPEGNKVELWEPPAGQ from the coding sequence ATGGGCCGAGTCACAGGAATAGGCGGCATCTTCTTCAAGGCCAAGGACCCGGCGGCCCTTTGCGCCTGGTACCGGAAGCACCTGGGAATCGATGTCCAGGCCTGGGGCGGGGCGGCCTTCCGGTGGGCGGACGCCGAGGGGAAGCCCACGGGGGGGACGACGGCCTGGAGCATCTCCGGCGAGGGGTCGGACGCCTTCGCCCCGAGCCGGGCGCCGTTCATGATCAATTACCGGGTGGAGGGTCTCCAGGGGCTCCTCGCGGCCCTGAGGGCGGAGGGCTGCGAGGTCCTGGAGAAGGTGGAGGCGTCGGAATACGGCACCTTCGGCTGGGTCCTGGACCCCGAAGGCAACAAGGTGGAGCTCTGGGAACCCCCGGCGGGCCAGTGA
- a CDS encoding S-methyl-5'-thioadenosine phosphorylase, producing MSEKGTVIGFIGGSGIYDLDGLSHQRWEKVASPFGEPSDELLFGELDGQPLVFLPRHGRGHRISPSEINYRANIDALKRAGVTDLVSMSAVGSLREDLRPGTFVIADQFIDRTFARQKSFFGQGLVAHISMAHPVCGRLGDHLQAAAAEAGIEAVRGGTYLVMEGPQFSTLAESRLYRSWGCDVIGMTNMPEAKLAREAEICYATVAMVTDYDCWHPDHDHVTVDAIVKVLVANADRARGLAGHVVPQLRADAQAPACSCRRALEHALITAPAHRDPEVLGYLDAVAGRVLGAR from the coding sequence ATGAGCGAAAAAGGGACCGTCATCGGGTTCATCGGAGGCAGCGGGATCTACGACCTGGACGGGCTGTCCCACCAGCGCTGGGAGAAGGTGGCCTCCCCCTTCGGCGAGCCATCGGACGAGCTGCTCTTCGGGGAACTGGACGGCCAGCCCCTGGTCTTCCTCCCGCGCCACGGCCGGGGGCACCGCATCTCGCCCTCGGAAATCAACTACCGGGCCAATATCGATGCCCTGAAGCGGGCCGGCGTCACGGATCTGGTTTCCATGAGCGCCGTGGGGTCCCTGCGGGAGGACCTCAGGCCGGGCACCTTCGTCATCGCCGACCAGTTCATCGATCGGACCTTCGCCCGGCAGAAGAGCTTCTTCGGCCAGGGGCTGGTGGCCCACATCTCCATGGCCCACCCGGTGTGCGGACGCCTGGGCGACCATCTGCAGGCCGCCGCCGCGGAGGCGGGCATCGAGGCCGTGCGGGGCGGCACCTACCTGGTGATGGAAGGCCCCCAGTTCTCCACCCTGGCCGAATCCCGGCTCTACCGTTCCTGGGGCTGCGACGTGATCGGGATGACCAACATGCCGGAGGCCAAACTGGCCCGGGAGGCGGAGATCTGCTACGCCACGGTGGCCATGGTGACGGACTACGACTGCTGGCATCCGGACCACGACCACGTCACGGTGGACGCCATCGTCAAGGTGCTGGTGGCCAATGCGGACCGGGCCCGCGGCCTGGCCGGGCACGTGGTTCCGCAGCTCCGGGCCGACGCCCAGGCGCCGGCCTGCTCCTGCCGCAGGGCCCTGGAGCACGCCCTCATCACCGCCCCCGCCCACCGGGACCCGGAGGTGCTGGGGTACCTGGACGCGGTGGCCGGACGGGTGCTGGGGGCCCGCTGA
- a CDS encoding SPOR domain-containing protein: protein MKRILLSLLPCLLAAQTVPAHIDAFQATARAVRRGGTVTLRWSATGVDQVRLDPLGLILPAKGEITHLVSGRTVYWLHVTNGAGGQSVPLVVDLVPEEPAPLPPVPSILSPLMPPERPRMAALPDVPAPAPGVALPPPDRAAHPQGARTVWIQFAATVSSRGASRLQRTLLRTAATESTLQVRHRRSGRPFQLVRSGPFPSVQAARQHLLGLSRAMKALGIRPMVILGPAQPLSPVPIYVADSHQP from the coding sequence ATGAAACGCATCCTCCTTTCGCTCCTGCCCTGCCTGCTCGCGGCCCAGACCGTGCCGGCCCACATCGACGCCTTCCAGGCCACGGCCAGGGCCGTGCGCAGGGGCGGCACCGTGACCCTGCGCTGGTCCGCCACCGGGGTGGACCAGGTGCGCCTGGACCCCCTGGGGCTGATCCTGCCGGCCAAGGGCGAGATCACCCACCTGGTGTCGGGGCGGACCGTCTATTGGCTCCACGTGACCAACGGTGCCGGTGGACAGAGTGTTCCCCTGGTCGTGGATCTCGTGCCCGAGGAGCCGGCCCCGCTGCCCCCGGTCCCATCCATCCTTTCGCCCCTGATGCCGCCGGAGCGGCCCCGCATGGCGGCCCTGCCCGACGTGCCCGCCCCCGCCCCGGGGGTGGCGCTGCCCCCGCCGGACCGCGCGGCGCACCCCCAGGGGGCGCGCACTGTCTGGATCCAGTTCGCCGCCACGGTAAGCAGCCGGGGGGCCTCCCGGCTCCAGCGGACCCTCCTGCGCACCGCCGCCACCGAATCCACCCTGCAGGTGCGCCATCGGCGTTCCGGACGCCCCTTCCAGCTGGTGCGCAGCGGGCCCTTCCCCTCCGTGCAGGCCGCGCGCCAGCACCTCCTGGGGCTTTCCCGCGCCATGAAGGCCCTGGGGATCCGGCCGATGGTGATCCTCGGCCCCGCCCAGCCCCTTTCGCCGGTCCCCATCTACGTCGCCGATTCGCACCAGCCCTGA
- a CDS encoding phosphatase PAP2-related protein, with the protein MDRTGKTPRAFWLILSAVLAFRYLCHAAALMLILPNEMRPGTPLPDLLLRQVPYVAGLARWNYVLWLLCYIPGALWIGARDRKLFLRLVVTDGLLSLLRGLMIPLTGIGPVMGADVNALHPFAVKPALLAILNPLTAIGGNSAGIYLTKDLFFSGHIATTFLLYLFSRRFGRASRVFLGLNLFTLAVVLLAHLHYSIDIIAAYAITYGVYRASESWGASLQTHWFFRAARPE; encoded by the coding sequence ATGGACCGAACAGGAAAGACGCCCCGGGCGTTCTGGCTCATTCTCAGCGCCGTGCTGGCCTTCCGCTACCTGTGCCATGCGGCCGCCCTGATGCTCATCCTGCCCAACGAGATGCGGCCCGGGACCCCGCTGCCCGATCTGCTCCTGCGCCAGGTGCCCTACGTGGCGGGGCTGGCCCGGTGGAACTACGTCCTGTGGCTCCTGTGCTACATTCCCGGGGCCCTGTGGATCGGCGCCCGGGACCGGAAGCTGTTCCTGCGCCTGGTGGTTACCGACGGCCTGCTTTCCCTGCTGCGGGGCCTCATGATCCCCCTCACGGGCATCGGCCCGGTCATGGGGGCCGACGTCAACGCCCTCCATCCCTTCGCGGTCAAGCCCGCCCTGCTGGCCATCCTCAATCCCCTCACCGCCATCGGGGGGAATTCCGCGGGGATCTACCTGACGAAGGACCTGTTCTTCAGCGGGCACATCGCCACGACCTTCCTGCTCTACCTCTTCTCCCGGCGGTTCGGCCGGGCGAGCCGGGTCTTCCTGGGCCTGAACCTGTTCACCCTGGCGGTGGTGCTCCTGGCCCACCTCCACTACTCCATCGATATCATCGCGGCGTACGCCATCACCTACGGTGTGTACCGGGCCAGCGAGTCCTGGGGGGCCTCCCTTCAAACGCATTGGTTTTTCCGGGCCGCGCGTCCAGAATGA
- a CDS encoding WD40 repeat domain-containing protein: MTKPTRIPPKQATLPVLPEPLEAPAAARTAPGVRPLAPSQPVMRFFGVPFLKGRAGEITAIHLCPERIHLAVIRDGRELDVSNRLTMRSLDLGGLASARMIAFRPGREGPSTELAIAGAPPTPAIARFNLQAGRSLPGFALPEVTALAYSGDGRFFAAGNRHGRLKVWLLGEGEPLAVQEGRFGAPVESLAFHGEHPTVYGTLASGALVQVALAPSPAVDAGLALRKEVPGTRVRQVAAGRRGYSIYLAGRDDRVYVLDTATGEVGLFSPNVGPIADLQVLPASGHLCVLGPRSVYLIHPVGPDQGEHLALVCPFDDPLYAAWELDRDAVLVFHAAD, encoded by the coding sequence ATGACCAAGCCCACACGCATCCCCCCGAAGCAGGCCACCCTCCCCGTCCTCCCGGAGCCCCTGGAGGCCCCGGCCGCCGCCCGGACCGCGCCCGGGGTGCGACCCCTGGCACCTTCCCAGCCGGTGATGCGGTTTTTCGGCGTGCCCTTCCTGAAGGGCAGGGCCGGGGAGATCACGGCCATCCATCTCTGCCCCGAGCGGATCCACCTCGCCGTGATCCGGGATGGCCGGGAGCTGGACGTGTCCAACCGCCTCACCATGCGGAGCCTGGATCTGGGCGGCCTGGCTTCCGCGCGCATGATCGCCTTCCGTCCCGGGCGGGAGGGCCCCTCCACGGAACTGGCCATCGCCGGTGCGCCCCCCACGCCCGCGATCGCCCGCTTCAACCTCCAGGCCGGCCGCTCCCTCCCTGGCTTTGCCCTCCCGGAGGTCACGGCCCTCGCCTACAGCGGTGACGGCCGCTTTTTCGCCGCGGGGAACCGCCACGGTCGTTTGAAGGTCTGGCTTCTTGGCGAAGGGGAGCCGCTGGCGGTCCAGGAGGGCCGTTTCGGCGCCCCGGTGGAGAGCCTGGCCTTCCACGGCGAGCACCCCACGGTCTACGGGACCCTCGCCTCCGGCGCCCTGGTCCAGGTGGCCCTGGCGCCCAGTCCCGCGGTGGACGCCGGGCTGGCCCTGCGGAAGGAGGTCCCCGGCACCCGCGTGCGGCAGGTGGCCGCGGGCCGCCGGGGCTATTCCATCTATCTGGCCGGCCGGGACGACCGGGTCTACGTGCTGGACACCGCCACCGGCGAAGTGGGCCTGTTCTCGCCCAACGTGGGCCCCATCGCGGACCTGCAGGTGCTGCCGGCCAGTGGCCACCTGTGCGTGCTCGGCCCTCGGTCCGTCTACCTCATCCACCCCGTGGGTCCCGACCAGGGGGAGCACCTGGCCCTGGTCTGCCCCTTCGACGACCCCCTCTACGCCGCCTGGGAACTGGACCGGGACGCGGTGCTGGTGTTCCATGCGGCCGATTAA
- a CDS encoding arylamine N-acetyltransferase family protein produces MSGAFDLAAYRERIGLGDPHPSLGALHLAHTWAIPFENLDIHLGRPILLDLEALQAKLVAGRRGGYCFEQNSLFGAALGALGFTCRLREARVRRGATGAMARSHLALEVALEDGPWLADVGFGADGILGPVPLDGREVEHHGDRNRILAEGPRQVLQAWREGAWMDLYALEPSEVFPVDLKVANHYTSTHPDSKFTQVLTAQRCAPGDRATLRNLSLTRGGVTRDLDPAELLDVLEGVFGLAFPPGTRFSPPQEPPRQ; encoded by the coding sequence ATGAGCGGCGCCTTCGATCTGGCGGCGTACCGGGAGCGCATCGGCCTGGGGGATCCGCACCCCTCCCTGGGGGCCCTTCACCTGGCCCACACCTGGGCCATCCCCTTCGAGAACCTCGATATCCACCTGGGACGCCCCATCCTCCTGGACCTGGAGGCCCTGCAGGCCAAGCTCGTGGCCGGGCGGAGGGGGGGCTACTGCTTCGAACAGAATTCCCTCTTCGGGGCCGCGCTGGGGGCCCTGGGTTTCACCTGCAGGCTCCGGGAGGCCCGGGTGCGCCGGGGCGCCACCGGAGCCATGGCCCGCTCCCACCTGGCGCTGGAGGTGGCCCTGGAGGACGGGCCGTGGCTGGCGGACGTGGGGTTCGGGGCGGACGGGATCCTGGGCCCGGTGCCCCTGGACGGCCGGGAGGTGGAGCACCACGGGGACCGGAACCGCATCCTCGCCGAAGGCCCCCGGCAGGTGCTCCAGGCCTGGCGGGAGGGGGCCTGGATGGACCTCTACGCCCTGGAGCCCAGCGAGGTGTTCCCGGTGGACCTGAAGGTGGCCAACCACTACACCAGCACCCACCCGGATTCCAAGTTCACCCAGGTGCTCACGGCCCAGCGCTGCGCCCCCGGGGACCGCGCCACGCTGCGCAACCTGTCCCTCACCCGGGGCGGCGTCACCCGGGACCTGGACCCGGCCGAACTCCTGGACGTCCTGGAAGGGGTCTTCGGCCTGGCCTTCCCGCCCGGAACCCGCTTCTCACCCCCCCAGGAGCCTCCCAGGCAGTAG
- a CDS encoding trans-sulfuration enzyme family protein has product MGFNTKLVHAGIPEDATGSVTTPVYQTSTFAFRNAQQGADRFAGKAPGFIYSRIGNPTVCALEENVAELENGFGCTATSSGMGAVSTVYMALLNQGDHMVSTAGVYGPSRVLMDKHMSRFGVESTYLDTNDLAALKAAIRPNTKVVYVESPSNPSMIVTDIAAAAAIAHEAGALLVVDNTFASPCLQKPLDLGADVVLHSITKFINGHADVVGGVIVAKTEELHKKLRAMVVIMGPCMDPHQASLVSRGLKTLSIRMERAQANAMQIALWLEKHPKVEWVSFLGLPSHPQHDLAKRQMAGPGAMISFEVKGGVEAGARLMDSVKLAALAVSLGGVETLICHPASMTHASMGREARLEGGVTDGLVRYAVGIEDVEDLIADLDQALANV; this is encoded by the coding sequence ATGGGGTTCAATACGAAACTGGTCCATGCCGGCATTCCGGAGGACGCCACCGGAAGCGTGACCACTCCGGTCTACCAGACCTCCACCTTCGCCTTCCGCAACGCGCAGCAGGGCGCCGACCGGTTCGCGGGCAAGGCCCCGGGCTTCATCTACAGCCGCATCGGCAACCCCACGGTCTGCGCCCTGGAGGAGAACGTGGCCGAGCTGGAGAACGGCTTCGGCTGCACCGCCACGTCCTCGGGCATGGGCGCGGTCTCCACCGTGTACATGGCCCTCCTGAACCAGGGGGACCACATGGTGTCCACGGCGGGCGTGTACGGCCCCTCCCGGGTGCTCATGGACAAGCACATGAGCCGCTTCGGGGTGGAATCCACCTACCTGGACACCAACGACCTGGCCGCCCTCAAGGCCGCCATCCGGCCCAACACCAAGGTCGTCTACGTCGAATCCCCCTCCAATCCCTCCATGATCGTCACGGACATCGCCGCCGCGGCCGCCATCGCCCACGAGGCCGGCGCCCTGCTGGTGGTGGACAACACCTTCGCCAGCCCCTGCCTCCAGAAGCCCCTGGACCTGGGCGCCGACGTGGTGCTCCACTCCATCACCAAGTTCATCAACGGCCACGCCGACGTGGTGGGCGGCGTCATCGTCGCCAAGACGGAGGAGCTCCACAAGAAGCTGCGGGCCATGGTGGTGATCATGGGCCCCTGCATGGATCCCCACCAGGCCTCCCTGGTGAGCCGCGGCCTCAAGACCCTCTCCATCCGCATGGAGCGGGCCCAGGCCAACGCCATGCAGATCGCCCTGTGGCTGGAGAAGCACCCCAAGGTGGAATGGGTCAGCTTCCTGGGCCTGCCCAGCCACCCCCAGCACGACCTGGCCAAGCGCCAGATGGCCGGTCCCGGCGCCATGATCTCCTTCGAGGTCAAGGGTGGCGTGGAAGCCGGCGCCCGCCTCATGGACAGCGTCAAGCTGGCCGCGCTGGCCGTGTCCCTGGGCGGCGTCGAGACCCTCATCTGCCACCCCGCCTCCATGACCCACGCCAGCATGGGCCGCGAAGCCCGCCTGGAAGGCGGCGTCACCGACGGCCTCGTGCGCTACGCCGTGGGCATCGAGGACGTGGAGGACCTCATCGCCGATCTGGACCAGGCCCTGGCCAACGTTTAG
- a CDS encoding ABC transporter permease codes for MLNRIIDTVWGQANALFYPFRRRRWVDLVVILMGCALLFGLVQLGQQWTGAKRPVVDIDLSPRSLPLYTFFSMMRGLVAYVISLGFTLVYAYWAAKDSRAEKLLVPLLDILQSIPVLGFMPGLVLALVAVFPHSNLGLELAAILMIFTGQAWNMTFSLYHSLKSVPQDLQEAATVYGFTWWERLKWVELPYGTSGLVWNSMMSMAGGWFFLMITEAFKLGDQDFRLPGLGSYMSVAVEKGNGPAMLSAIVAMVCMIVFLDQVLWRPVVVWAQRFRVEETAQGEQPRSWLLRLLRRSRLVRWLEARRAHRRHLGLGRTRPAPQPRRAKRAGSIQRAVANTALLALLAVVVWAAVSLVHYLSAIPGRQWSFLAKAGGLTLVRVLVSTALGTLWAVPAGLAIGLSPRLSRILQPVVQVAASFPAPMLFPVVIATLARFHVGLDYGCVLLMLLGTQWYILFNVIAGAMAIPGDLKEAATSFQLSWWQRFKALYLPATFPYLVTGWVTAAGGAWNASIVAEYYDFHGETLKTFGLGATVSQAAYERNLTLLAAGVLLMSAIVVIFNRLVWKPTYQLAHTRYSLTK; via the coding sequence ATGCTCAATCGCATCATCGACACTGTCTGGGGCCAGGCCAATGCCCTCTTCTATCCGTTCCGGCGCCGCCGCTGGGTGGACCTGGTCGTCATCCTCATGGGGTGCGCGCTGCTGTTCGGGCTGGTGCAGCTCGGCCAGCAGTGGACCGGGGCCAAGCGCCCGGTGGTGGACATCGACCTCTCGCCCCGGTCCCTGCCCCTCTACACCTTCTTCTCCATGATGCGGGGCCTGGTGGCCTACGTCATCTCCCTGGGCTTCACCCTGGTGTACGCCTACTGGGCGGCCAAGGACAGCCGCGCCGAAAAGCTCCTGGTGCCCCTCCTGGACATCCTGCAGAGCATCCCGGTGCTGGGCTTCATGCCGGGCCTGGTGCTGGCCCTGGTGGCCGTCTTCCCCCACAGCAACCTGGGCCTGGAGCTCGCGGCGATCCTCATGATCTTCACGGGCCAGGCCTGGAACATGACGTTCAGCCTCTACCATTCCCTTAAATCCGTGCCCCAGGACCTCCAGGAGGCCGCCACGGTCTACGGGTTCACCTGGTGGGAGCGCCTGAAGTGGGTGGAGCTGCCCTACGGCACCTCGGGCCTCGTCTGGAACAGCATGATGAGCATGGCGGGGGGCTGGTTCTTCCTGATGATCACCGAGGCCTTCAAGCTGGGGGACCAGGACTTCCGGCTGCCCGGCCTGGGCTCCTACATGAGCGTGGCCGTGGAGAAGGGCAACGGCCCGGCCATGCTCAGCGCCATCGTGGCCATGGTGTGCATGATCGTGTTCCTGGACCAGGTGCTCTGGCGCCCGGTGGTGGTGTGGGCCCAGCGGTTCCGGGTGGAGGAGACCGCCCAGGGCGAGCAGCCCCGCAGCTGGCTCCTGAGGCTCCTGCGCCGCTCGCGCCTGGTGCGGTGGCTGGAGGCGCGCCGCGCCCACCGGCGCCACCTGGGCCTCGGCCGGACGCGCCCCGCCCCCCAGCCCCGCCGGGCGAAACGGGCCGGCTCCATCCAGCGGGCCGTGGCCAACACGGCGCTCCTGGCCCTGCTGGCCGTGGTGGTGTGGGCCGCCGTCAGCCTCGTGCACTACCTCTCGGCCATCCCGGGACGCCAGTGGTCCTTCCTGGCCAAGGCCGGAGGCCTCACCCTGGTCCGGGTGCTGGTGTCCACCGCCCTGGGCACCCTCTGGGCCGTTCCCGCGGGCCTGGCCATCGGGCTCTCCCCGCGCCTGAGCCGGATCCTGCAGCCCGTGGTCCAGGTGGCGGCGAGCTTCCCGGCCCCCATGCTCTTCCCGGTGGTCATCGCCACCCTGGCGCGCTTCCACGTGGGCCTCGACTACGGCTGCGTCCTGCTGATGCTCCTGGGCACCCAGTGGTACATCCTGTTCAACGTCATCGCCGGCGCCATGGCCATCCCCGGGGATCTCAAGGAGGCCGCCACCAGCTTCCAGCTCTCCTGGTGGCAGCGCTTCAAGGCCCTGTACCTGCCGGCCACCTTCCCGTACCTGGTGACGGGCTGGGTCACGGCCGCGGGCGGCGCCTGGAACGCCAGCATCGTGGCCGAGTACTACGACTTCCACGGCGAGACCCTCAAGACCTTCGGCCTGGGGGCCACGGTGAGCCAGGCCGCCTACGAGCGCAACCTCACCCTCCTGGCCGCGGGCGTCCTGCTCATGTCGGCCATCGTGGTGATCTTCAACCGTCTGGTGTGGAAGCCCACCTACCAGCTGGCCCACACCCGCTACTCCCTTACGAAGTGA
- a CDS encoding ABC transporter ATP-binding protein, giving the protein MALDHNAQPILELRGIQKSFDRGTGVPLRVLEDINLDIRPNEVICLIGPSGCGKSTIMRIFAGLIEPTQGQVRYRGQKQAGLNSNVAIVFQGFALYPWMTVEANVENVLVAKGLDPAEIRERTNRAIRMVGLEGFEEAYPRELSGGMKQRVGMARALSVNPEILFMDEPFSQVDALTAEGLRAEILDIWDDVERNPSSILMVSHDIKEVAYMADRIVVLSANPGRIRTIVENTLPRPRDTRSPDFTRLVDQLHDIITSAELPDIQVSTVEPSVEADIVEPLPGAQNADMLGLLELLDTLGGTCDLFQVVAHTHVAFGEVLTTVKGLEMLELVDTPKRQVQLTPLGRRFVRGGMDERKLIWRDQLMELKLFRVVQEMLELREGSLAREELIQEIASRLPMEDPELTFETIVAWGRFGELFAYRKERGVLTFE; this is encoded by the coding sequence ATGGCCCTCGACCACAACGCCCAGCCCATCCTCGAACTCCGCGGCATCCAGAAGTCCTTCGACCGCGGCACCGGCGTGCCCCTGCGCGTGCTGGAGGACATCAACCTGGACATCCGCCCCAACGAGGTCATCTGCCTCATCGGGCCCTCGGGCTGCGGGAAGTCCACCATCATGCGGATCTTCGCGGGGCTCATCGAGCCCACCCAGGGCCAGGTGCGCTACCGCGGCCAGAAGCAGGCCGGGCTGAACTCCAACGTGGCCATCGTTTTCCAGGGCTTCGCGCTCTACCCCTGGATGACGGTGGAGGCCAACGTGGAGAACGTCCTCGTCGCCAAGGGCCTGGACCCTGCCGAGATCCGCGAGCGCACCAACCGGGCCATCCGCATGGTGGGCCTGGAGGGCTTCGAGGAGGCCTACCCCCGGGAGCTCTCCGGCGGCATGAAGCAGCGCGTGGGCATGGCCCGGGCCCTGTCGGTGAACCCCGAGATCCTCTTCATGGACGAGCCCTTCAGCCAGGTGGACGCCCTCACCGCGGAGGGCCTGCGGGCCGAGATCCTGGACATCTGGGACGACGTGGAGCGCAACCCCTCCTCGATCCTCATGGTGAGCCACGACATCAAGGAAGTGGCCTACATGGCCGACCGCATCGTGGTGCTCTCCGCCAATCCCGGGCGCATCCGCACCATCGTGGAGAACACCCTGCCCCGGCCCCGGGACACCCGCAGCCCCGACTTCACGCGCCTGGTGGACCAGCTCCACGACATCATCACCAGCGCCGAGCTCCCCGATATCCAGGTGAGCACCGTCGAACCCAGCGTGGAGGCCGATATCGTCGAGCCCCTGCCGGGGGCGCAGAACGCCGACATGCTGGGCCTCCTGGAGCTGCTTGACACCCTGGGCGGCACCTGCGACCTGTTCCAGGTGGTCGCCCACACCCACGTGGCCTTCGGCGAGGTGCTCACCACCGTCAAGGGGCTCGAGATGCTCGAGCTGGTGGACACGCCCAAGCGCCAGGTGCAGCTGACCCCCCTGGGCCGGCGCTTCGTGCGGGGCGGCATGGACGAGCGCAAGCTCATCTGGCGCGACCAGCTCATGGAGCTCAAGCTCTTCCGCGTGGTGCAGGAGATGCTGGAGCTGCGGGAGGGCTCCCTGGCCCGGGAGGAGCTGATCCAGGAGATCGCCAGCCGCCTGCCCATGGAGGATCCCGAGCTCACCTTCGAGACCATCGTGGCCTGGGGCCGCTTCGGGGAGCTCTTCGCCTACCGCAAGGAGCGGGGCGTCCTCACGTTCGAGTAG
- a CDS encoding response regulator has translation MAKIVIVDDSRLARTFTARCLGNMGHEVELAEPTGIFDVVKVLKEQRPDLLIMDFLMPNCPGTSLAKVVCDDGDLKDMRTIVLTAHHDEDVVTRLKELGVAEVLFKPTEPEVLILAVAEALATRT, from the coding sequence ATGGCCAAGATCGTGATCGTGGATGACAGCCGCCTTGCGCGGACGTTCACGGCCAGGTGCCTCGGCAACATGGGCCACGAGGTGGAACTGGCGGAGCCCACGGGCATCTTCGACGTGGTCAAGGTGCTCAAGGAGCAGAGGCCCGATCTCCTGATCATGGACTTCCTCATGCCCAACTGCCCGGGCACGAGCCTGGCCAAGGTGGTGTGCGACGATGGCGACCTCAAGGACATGCGCACCATCGTCCTCACCGCCCACCACGACGAGGACGTGGTGACCCGGCTGAAGGAACTGGGGGTGGCGGAGGTGCTCTTCAAGCCCACCGAGCCCGAGGTCCTGATCCTGGCCGTCGCCGAGGCGCTGGCTACTCGAACGTGA